The region TTACTTAGTTTCTCCATTGATTATTTCTTACACAGCAGGATCAGAGTCTGGTCAAATCAAAATCAAGGCTAAGGGAATAAAAGCATTGGTATCCCTACACCCCCTGTTGGGATCAAAGCTCTACAGAAGCAGGTAGTGGAATTCCCTGCAGAGTCAATTATTGAAGACACTAAAGTGAAAGAACACCAGGTATTGACACAGCAACAAGTGTGGCATTTGTTGtaaatgctgtttttctccagTTGTGTCAGATATGACcagtgggaaggaaagagaacagCAAGGCTGCACCAAGCCAGGCTTCAGGGGCCGAGGGTCAGCAAACACACTCGGCACTGCAACTTGATTCCAACAGCATTGCCCTGCTAAGGCTCTTGGAAATAGGCTGACCCTGCCACAGTAACACAACAATCATTACTCACTTTGGTAAGCATCAGACGAGGGCCAGATGACTGACACCGAGTCTAGAAAGGGGCAAAGTAATAATGGCAGGAAAGAACTCTGAAGAGATCTGTGAGCTGAAGAACCCTACACAGAATGAGTTTAGGATGGTAAGGACAGAACAGAGGCTCAATGAATTATTTTGCATCTGTCTGAAACACCAAAGACATTCCAAGTCCCACACCCAGCACATTTTTTTGTACACGGATAAAAGAGAGGAGTTAGATCAGTCTAAGGTAAATAAACAATATTCCGAGTCAGTGGAACTGGATGGCACTTCCTTCAAGAGCACCCAACAAGCTGCAAAGTGAAAATGCAGGTCTGCTGGCTAAGATTTAAAACATCAATACAGACACTACGCCAGAGGACTCACAGACTGCCAGCAAAGCTCCCAGACAGGGAATGGGTTCCTTGAAGAACTAGGCAACTACAGAGCAGCGAGTCTGAGCTCAATCTCTGAGAAGATAACAGCAAAGCAAATGGATGAACAGTCTTGTGAAAGTTAAGAGGATTCCCATAAAGAGTAAATCCTTCCTCACTGACCTGCTGGGACCCTGAGGTTATCAGTAAGTGTCTGAGTAAAGTGAACTCGGGACTTCTTCATATTTTCACACAGTACCTGACAAGATTCCATAGCAAAGGTTGTTAGTGAAACTATTTTGCTATGGGATTGTTGGAAAGGTCTTTCAAGACTGAAAGTTTGCTGAAGAATAGGAAGCAAAGTGTGAAGTTGATGGTCTTCACAGAATGGTAAAGTGGTAACATTAATGGGTCACAGGTCAGAAACACCTGACGGGAGCAGGCAGGGTCCACCTTGAACACCTCTGATCAGATCATGGCAAatgctggaggagcagaaggcGGGTGCAGACTCACAAGAACACTCGCCGACTGTCACTGAGACAGAGACTGGGATCCATGGGCCACCAAGACACACCCTGTGAACTCACTTCAGTGACATCATGTATTTTACAGTCACTCGGGCAAAGGGGTTGAAGCCAGACTGGTTTccagtcactttttttttcccctgccaaGAATCTCCTGATCTTGAAGAAATTCATCCTCTCAGAGGACAAGCACTGGATTTGTTAAACTTGGAGGATTGTGGCAAAGCCTGTATGTAAcacatctggaaagaaaagactgGTGTGCTTAAGAAAGAATACAAATGTCCCTGCACATACCAGTGGAATAGGTCAGCATGTCAGACACAGTGGTTTGCCTGCTGAACCAGAACCTGCATCATGTGGGGATGAAattgcacagaaaagaaaaacaaattttaaaaaatagcctCTATTTGTTCCATATCATCTGTACCTGCCATCACCTTACTTACCTATGTCAAATAACCCAAaggcctttttatttttgtcaagcaaaaacattaaatttttgAAGCCAGCAAGACCCCCATTTCTCCTGCCAGGTTGGCACCTCACTTACCCAGGGgcccttttccagcagcttttgctttcatctCCTCAAGTTTCTTTTGCTCCTCCTTCTGTTTTTGTTTGAATGCCAGATCCGTCTAAAGGAAAGAATAGCAGCAGTTTTTAACAtctcttccacagaaaaattcaaaaacaACTGAGAAGCAATGAGAAACAAATGTAATATTCCAGCAGCAACAAACACCTGACCAGACCGAGGCAGGATGGCTGAATAATGCTAAATAGGCAGAACATTGCAGAACTATCACCAAGGTTTTTGCTGTACCACAACCTAAACTTCAACTCTGTATGTTTGGTCTTTCTGGAATTATTTCCCATGGCATAATCTCATTCTGAGATTATGATTCCTCTGATTGATAGATGTTTGCACTAACATCATTCATTAACGTGCCCTCAGTGACACGTGAAGCCCAGTACACAGGCactaacaaaaacattttgactataaagaatgtaaataaaataaggcTGCTTTCACCTATAAAAAAgtgtaaattttttaaaaatcctctcaCACATATGTCACTTTTGTTGGGTTTAATAAATTTGTAATAATTCCAAAAAATCTAATGAGACTGCTGGCAAAGTGTACAGGCAAGGCAGCTATTGAGCATCCTTGCTGGACCAGCCTCCAAATCCAGAAGTCAGACATACTCTGTCCCTTAGATACACATTCTTCACAGACACCAAGGCTGAAAAGGACCCCAGATTTTTAAATTGGCACTTGTGACTTTGGCATAACTGAACTAAGGACCTTGACAATTCAGATTCCACAGATTCTTCACCAATCCAGTCTGTGGCTCATCTTTACAACTGCAAAGCTTTCCTCTCACTTAAAGCCTCCCTTGCTGCAACATAACCATATTACTTCCCCTACCTACCCCCCACAGAACAGAatattctgtttctctctccGGGTTTTCCTGTCTCCTGTAGGCTAATGTGTCTTTCCTAGTAAATCAATCCCTCACATTTATCCACTCCAGTGGGTTTTTCTCTTGCAATGTGTTGCCCCCAAGTGCTCACAGTATTGCAgggctgagaggaaaaaaaatcacatcatttGATACACAAATGTTTATAACCTGATCCTTGTAAACACTTAATTAGTGCTAccatttttttaacaataaagGTTATTTAGAaagctatgatttttttttcctttttcaaagaGACATTGTACTTGCTTTTTTCCAAAGAGTGACACCTCATCCATGGTGCACTATTCTCAAAAATAGCAGCTGACACCCAATACTTAAATGTAACGGTTCAGAGTATCTCTAACATGCAATTTACTAGTACTTAATTTATGCAAACTACACAATAATCCCAGAGTTTGTGCCTGTCCCAGGCTCCTTCCTGGGACTGCAGTGATCGATCGACTTCAGATCGTGACCTGATGGTTTGACAAGGGCATTCCAAACTCCTCCgtcagccagcactgctgtatCCACCAGCATGGTGGAACACGGGCAGGATGTCGTCATGGaatcagagaaacacagaatggttcgggttggaagggaccttaaagatcatctcgttccaaacccctgccacgggcagagacaccttccacaagcccaggttactccaagtctcgtccaacctggccttggacgcttccagggatggggcagccacagcttctctgggctaCCTGTGCCAGGGattcaccaccctcacaggcaagaatttcttcctaatatctaatcttaACAGCCTCTCTTTCACTTTGAGCCCATTCCCCCTCGTCCTGTCACTACCCACTCCTGTAAATGTCAGCAGGAACCCCCCGGGCAGTAGGCCCGCCGGCTCACTCACGGCCGGGGCTGAGCCCCCACCGCGCCCCGGGGTTCTCCCGCCGCCCTACCTCATCCAGGTCCTTCGTCTGCTTCTTCGGCTGCTTCAGCGGCTTCTTCTTGCCGCCTGCAAAGACAGAGGAGACAGTgagggccgggcggggccgAGCGGGAGGCAccggcggccccgggcccggcctTACCCTCCCGGCCCGACATGGCTCCGCTCGCTccgcccgctcccgccgctcccgccgcttccgccgccgcttccgccgccgccgcttccgccgccgggccggggcaggtacggggcgcggcggggccgggcccggggcggcCGGGAGGGAGCGGCGGCTCGGCCGGGTCGGTGGAAGGGCCTCCGAGCAGGGAAGGGGTCGGTCGTGCGGAAGAAGCCGGCTGCGGGATGTGGGTGCGCGGTGGCGCCTCGGGTTGCGTTTGGCTGCGGCGCGGGACCGCTGCGGAAGGCGGGACCCGTGGAAACGAGTCCCGCTTGCCACCGGCTCTGTGTGTGCGGCAGCTTTTGAGAGTGTGTTTGTCAGTGACTGCAGGCAGAGGAAACGTTTCTTGCGAGGAAAGCAAGAGAGGAACCAGGCACGTCATCTCAGATTAAGCTTTCACAACTTTCTTGTGTCGTCTGAGCTCAGGCTGAGATCACGTTCATCACAGTCTGTGACTGCCTGCATAGAAATTCTTCCTCAAATCTCAACTTTCGCtctgttttttttctatagTCCAGTAGCCTAAATATTTGGTTAAACTCTTCAGGTAGTAATGCAATTAAGAGAGGGGAATTTTGCAGTCTGGAACAGGCAAAATTGAGCTGACGTTTATGTGGCCTACAATGTAGAGTAGGTGTTTAACACTGCTGTTAACAGTAGATCTGTGAGTGATGCTGGCAGGAGAGAGAACTTCCTTCATTTCCATGTTCTTGTGGGTTTGATCTTCCATGTTGTTAGGTGTGTAAAACAACTGGTAAGATTTTCATAATGCCACTTGGTGTTATTATTAGCTGTTAGAAATAGCAAGGAATGAACCTGTCATGGTCAGAATTTTTCCAGCTGGTACAATACTTTTTTTGTGGAGATGCCTGTATTAACCACCTAAAATTAACAaggaaagctgttttaaaataattaaaaatactatgCAGCAGCTATCAAGTTTTCTCAATAATTCATGTTTTAATATTATATTAGTCAAAACCTAATATAGTCATGCTCAAATTTCATACAAAACCTGACTGAAAAGTTTTCCTGTTTCCAGTTCTTAGAGGAATGTGCCTCAGTCGAACTCTAAGATCATATTTCAACTCAGTAGACAATAAACTATAACTAGCAGCGTGCTTTTGCAGGGTAAGCAAGAATTTTAagctcattttaaaatgcagcccTGTGTGTTAGAATGCTGTGTGTTCCCTGACTGAGATTTTTCTATTCTTGTGGCTCATCCTGGTTTATTACTTTTGTAGGCAGTCTCATGGGAATACCTGTGTTCAGCACTTCTGGGTTTTCCCTCTGTCCTTTATGTTTTTGTCTTTGCATCCTTCAACACTTCCTGTATCTGTGCAATTTAAGATAAAGAGAATGATCAAgccacacttctttttttatgaagattttgtttcctctctgccttttttccttttctgttcttttgcaGAGATGTGAGTACCTGTAACGCAAACCACATCGTGCAatcactgctctgctgaagcACTAAATTTCTCTGAAGTCGCTCCTGCTGTTATTGGATCTGCACATGATCGTTGTTCACGTCGTGGGTGAATTAGTAATCAAGAACCATGAAGCATGGTGGGACTACTTCCTAACAGAAAATCAGAGATCTGTGACACAATTGCACTTTATTGGAAATTGTGGAAAGTTCTCTAGGTAAGCAGTGGTGTAAAAGTAGCAGTGGTTTAGCCATTCTGGAGTTGATTGGTTTTGGCACAAATGTCATTGAAGAGCTGTGAATCAGCCATACTTCAATAACAtctcttcttcttccttgtAGCACTTTTGTTTAGTGATTAAATTCAAGACATGGGGCCTATGAAATACAAATCAAGTGTGTCCTCGGTGTCCTGTGGTCTGCAGTATCACCATTCGTTGATGAAGTGGAGTCCAAAAGGGAATTTACATGTGGTGAGGACTTACTGCCCATCGGCGCCCAAGAGGCCCGAAGCCAAGTCTGCGATGGAAATGGCCATGGGTCTCCTTCATCGGATCACGGAATCAGGGACTGCTATGGGAAAAAACTCCCTCCAAAAAGTGTCTGCAACATGCAGGAATTGGTGGGACAGATACGAAGAATTTGTTGGAATCAATGAAGTTCGAGAGGCTCAGGGAAAAGTGACAGAGGTAAACATGGAGATAAtgtggaatttttaaaattgtgaatAGAGCTATATGAAGCATAAACACTGGCTGTGAGGCAGAAAAGGTTATCCAGGGAGAATTATGTCTTTTCTGCTTTGACTGTCTGTGTAGGTACTGTGAATGTGTTCTAAGCTATGCATGTAGTAAATAGAGCTTATTCCTTGATTGAAACAGAGTGTGGCTTAttttgttcttggttttttccctccccccacaaaaaaaaaaaaaattgtacaatTAGCAGTTTAGGTCTGTATGGTAATAAGTGTCTAAAATAAATGCTCTTTCTTCTCAGGCAGAAAATGTCTTTATGATAGCTCGAGGGATAGTACGAGAGGCTCGTGAAAATGTAGAAGCCCAACAGATTAAACTGAAGGAAATTCGGGATCGCTTAGACAGGGTCTCTCGGGATGACACCCAGTATTTAGAACTGGCTACTCTGGAACACAGGTTGCTGCAGGTAATTTGTTGGTACTTAAGGTTTGGTGAATATGTTGCAAATTTGTgtgctttgtttccttcaaTAGTGATTGATTGTCTTTGTAGATGCAGTTTAGTTCTGAAATAAGTGATCAGAGTTAATTTCTTAAGGTACTTGTTTTAGTTAGTTACTATCAATGGTTTGGTCCTCTGTGCAAATTGTATGTGTTAATGCTAAAATAGAGTGGTAAATTTGGAGAATAAAACTGAGGATAGCGAGCCTAGAAAATTAATTGTTCTAGTGGTGACCTCTACATGAGTAGTCAAGAAAAAACTTCCATTTAATGAATTAACCCTCTGTGGGATGAGGAAACTCCTTTCTGGTTAATTCATGGAAACTCTCTCAGCTGCCTTTTGCTGGTGTCTGGAGAAGTCAGCAGGGCTGAAACAGGGAACATTATGGGGAGTGAAAGACCTTGCTCTCTCATACCTGTTTTCTATCATCACGTGGCAGATTCTCATGTACAGGATCTTCAGCTGTGATTCCTGACaaccttttccatttctcagacTTAAAATGATGTCTCAGTGACTTAAGTGGGATTAATAAAGAAAATCCCACATTCAAGGGAAAATTTCTGAAACTACTAATAGATGTTCCTGGTATCCATTCCTTCATCTGCactggggtttgggggtttgtttgggttttttcctttagtatAGACTTTATAGCTTCATATTATACCTTCTCCTTTCATCACTGTATTTCTTGCAGGAAGAGAAGAGGTACCGAGCTGCATATTTAAATGCAGAAGagtctgagagagaaaaattctctctcttctccGCAGCTGTCAGGGAAAGCCATGAGAAAGAGCGCACAAGAGCTGAAAAAACGAAGAACTGGTCTATTATTGGCTCTGTACTGGGAGCCATTATAGGTGTTCTTGGTTCCACCTACGTCAATCGAGTAAGGCTGCAAGAATTGAAAGTCTTGGTGCTTGAAGCACAGAAGGGCCCAATAAATTTACAAGAAGCCATCAAAGAACAGGCCTCCAGCCATTACTTGCAGCAGAAAGATCTCAGTGATGTCATAGAAGACCTAAAAAACGTGCTGCAAACAACAGCATCGCGGGGAGTGAAAGAAGGGGCTTTGTTAACTAGAGAAACCAGGAATGACTCCATAAAAATAGATTCTCTTTTAATGCCTTTAAATGAACAGCTAAACTACATTACACAAGTCAGTTCATGTCTAGGGAGTTTACAACAGCAGTTTAACAGTCTGCAGGAAAGTATCACGCAGGTGCTGTCTGAGCTGCAGAGTGTCAAACTCGCCATGCACTCCAGACCTACAGAAAGAGTGATGCCAAGGCCTTCAGGGGAGGGCAagggccaggctgctgctgtgagagaTGTGATTTTGGAATTGTGTGATACCGAGCGGAGACTAGAAACGCAAATCAAGAGAAGTTCTGTTTACAGCACTGCATTGACATGTGCTATGTTTGCCATTACTCTGCCTGTACTCTATATCATAGTGAAAGGGAACTGATCCCTAATTAATTGCCACAACTTATTAGATTAATAAAGGCAAACTTGCACTCTAAGTACCTGGAGTACAAGTCCAAATAAAGCTCCCTTAGTGTTTCTCATTATGCCTTCTCCTGTATATTTGAAAAACTTGAAAAGCCTTAGTCCAGTACTGCTGCAGGCTCCATGTCAAGTCTCTGTCACACTGCGCTTTTTAACAAGCAAAGGAGATGCCGCTGTTTGATCTGTTGGTTTCATTCACTGTTTCACTCTTACTCTCTAGTCTTGTGTGTCAAGACAGCACTCAAAATGTCCCTCTCAGCCCCAAATTGCACCTGTGAGGCCCAAAATGGCCCCCCTCAGGCCCCAAGTTGTACCCCTGGTTGCTCCCAGTGCCCCATGTCACCCCACAATGGTCCCAATTGTTCCCATCAGACTCTTAACTCACCCCACTGGGCCCCAGTTTGCATCCCCAGCGGCCCCAGTAGCCCAAGACAGGCCCTGTAGTGTAATCAGGTACATTTTCTGGGTACCCTGACCCACAGATCCCTGTACCCCGCCCCGAGCCACTCTCTGTGGCCCCCAGCCACCTCCCAGACCCCTTGAGATTCTGGGATTCAGACAGATTTATTGCTGGGACAGACAGGTTTTGGGGCCTGACCCATGGTCTGatgtccctccatccccactgTTCGGCTCTCCCCGAAGTGTGGGCACAAGGAGGAGTCTTCTTCCAGTTCCACAGTGCCAGAACTGAGCCGAGGTGATTCCCCCAAGTCCTGCGTTCCCCCAGAGCCATCAGTGTCCCCCTGTCACCTCCTTCTCCCCCAGGACACCATGAGATTCTATTACATCTTCACCACCCCACACTGAAGCCACTACTGGACCATGTGACAGCACCTCAGGATGGATATGATACAACTGATataaaatacagtgattttCACTCTGGAGTTGGATTTGTGATTTCCTGTTCCAGCTGTTCCTTTGCTGTGTCATTGACCTAAGTACCTCATGTATAATTCTCTATATTTTGCTCCTTATCTCTTCATAGTTTTGCCATTTGTTCATGCACAGTACATCAGGAGTCGTTTTAACAAACAGCCAGATGATGAATCTAAAATACAGTGAAGTTACACGTCGTAACCTTTTCCTAGGATGGCTTGTTGTGAAGTatccaaaacatttctgaaggtTCAGCTCTTTGTTACTGATAGCTGCATGTCCTTCCAGGCTTGCAAGCAGGGAAAGAGGCAAAGGGTTCTGATACAGAGCTGTATGAAGTATCATGATGTTTATTCTGACAATATAAGCCAATTATACTTTCTCTACAGACTCCTTAACCCGTCATTCCCAAGgtattttgtggttttagtAATCATCTATGGAGCAATCACTTTCTTATCCTTGCTAGTATCTCATTGGAACTTTCTCTGGGTTTgtcattttggggttttttttctaattttgtcCTGCCTGGAAATTGAAATGCTACTCTACAGCAGGTGCTTTTAAGCCAGTACATTAGCAGTAATAAACACAAACTATTccaaaataatatttggaaagGAGTGAAAGGTTCAGCTGCCTGTTTTCCCTGGAAGGATGAAAATTGGCTGATTGAGGCAAAACACTTGTCTGAACAGCTGAACATCAGTATCTGTGTGTGGCCTCACACAAGGTTTCTGGTATGGCTCAGATAAGAAATCATTTTCTCCCCGTGATGGCAGCAGATAGGCAAATCCAACGTGGAACTCCTGCGTCACAAGCACTTCTGTGGGACCTTTGCAGACAAAGGAGCAGCATGCTCACTTCATGTTGTAATGCCTCTGTGTAAGCAACTCGGAATGAATCCTGTCTGATACACACTCTGTGTGGTGGgactttttcctattttaagaGAATTTGAGGTTTTGATTATAAACTCCTAAGATGGCAAGATCTTTGGGACAGGGACATATGTGGCACCAACTTCATTTGGATCACTGGGTGCTAATGACAGAATAAAGAAACAGTGTTAGGAATGATCTTTGGTGATTCACTACCTGTAAGAGAGATGAAAGTCCAAAAGGTAGTTTGGGGAAGTGCTGATTTACACATTGATTATTTGGAGTGTGAAGTGAGTAAAAAGTATTTGTCAGGGAAGCAGTTGGATCTGCTGGCTTCAGAACTGGGATAAAAACTCCCATACACTTAGCTGTATCAAGAAGTGTGCATACAGATCAATAGGATTCTTCAAATctataatatttaattttatcatttcacatatatttttacagGTTATATTTCTTGCAGGAGCTTGATGAAAATGAGACAAATGTGTAGTTAAAGGGGAAGGACTAGTACAATGGTTCTATTTGTAATTTGCCACACTAGTCACTGAGAAGTTTGTTCTGGTTTGgagtttgaggtttttttcagtttaactaCATAAAATTGGCCCCCCTTACTATGTAACTGGCTGAATTTATTATTTGACATCACTGAACATGTGGATTATATATATCAGCAtggtttttaaatgctgaagGCTAGGCAGCTAAACTTGAAAGTCATGGCAGCACTCACTGAATTGTACTTGGTGGCATCAAAAATGAGCAGAGGTCTGAAGCTAAACTTTTATACAATAAATGAGAATACAAAACCAAGAGCTGTTTATTGCTCTAAAGACATCTGCTTTTTACCCGTTTAAAGAGAGTATTATGGTAGTCTGTAGCTTTAACTCTATGTAgatttacaggaagaaaaagtcaGTCAAGGACTGTATGAACAGTCAGTAAACTATAGCAAATAAATCTGTAATAAATGATTGTTCAAAAGACATAACCTGAAATTTGAGAAGAGCTGGAAGGTGTGATGTGTATCAAGATGAAAATAACTGGATCTTGCCCTTTGTAGGGAGTTTTGAAGACTCAGGAACAGATCCTGtgtgcagctggcacagctctgtgttaCAAGTGATTACCATGGCTCGCTTAGTTCTGCTCTTCCTTGCTAAATCCTCCTATGTGAAGTGACAGCAGAATAATTtca is a window of Corvus cornix cornix isolate S_Up_H32 chromosome 12, ASM73873v5, whole genome shotgun sequence DNA encoding:
- the CCDC51 gene encoding mitochondrial potassium channel — protein: MGPMKYKSSVSSVSCGLQYHHSLMKWSPKGNLHVVRTYCPSAPKRPEAKSAMEMAMGLLHRITESGTAMGKNSLQKVSATCRNWWDRYEEFVGINEVREAQGKVTEAENVFMIARGIVREARENVEAQQIKLKEIRDRLDRVSRDDTQYLELATLEHRLLQEEKRYRAAYLNAEESEREKFSLFSAAVRESHEKERTRAEKTKNWSIIGSVLGAIIGVLGSTYVNRVRLQELKVLVLEAQKGPINLQEAIKEQASSHYLQQKDLSDVIEDLKNVLQTTASRGVKEGALLTRETRNDSIKIDSLLMPLNEQLNYITQVSSCLGSLQQQFNSLQESITQVLSELQSVKLAMHSRPTERVMPRPSGEGKGQAAAVRDVILELCDTERRLETQIKRSSVYSTALTCAMFAITLPVLYIIVKGN